From one Lolium rigidum isolate FL_2022 chromosome 4, APGP_CSIRO_Lrig_0.1, whole genome shotgun sequence genomic stretch:
- the LOC124648350 gene encoding mitogen-activated protein kinase kinase kinase 17-like, with amino-acid sequence MPMAASKQWTRLRTLGRGASGAEVFLAADDASGELFAVKSARASGAAALRREQAIMSGLRSPRVISCVGGSAWRDGSYQLFLELAPGGSLADEVAKAGRLEERAVRAYAADVAEGLAYLHGAGTVHGDVKSRNVVIGADGRAKLADFGCARMLATGDKIIGGTPAFMAPEVARGEEQGPAADVWALGCTVLEMATGRAPWSGMDGDALAAMHRIGYTGAVPEVPQWLSAEAKDFLAVCLSMNASDRCTAAQLLEHPFLASAVLDTKLEDVKSKWVSPKSTLDAALWESESDNDEADDELSHSTDERIKELACPEWAFPDWDSDEGWIDVLSAPNEASFVVALPAEETTHLDDAISSEEQPADCGFLHATMDSSVLNVVEEANYDSELHSRHQSLGVSVCDEVVLPCKLFCNNTSMNAIDFVPAQNTLFFLFANFSAPTWQFLCRPGRDTFS; translated from the coding sequence ATGCCCATGGCTGCGAGCAAGCAATGGACGCGGCTGCGCACGCTCGGCCGCGGCGCGTCGGGCGCGGAGGTCTTcctggcggcggacgacgcctccGGGGAGCTGTTCGCGGTCAAGTCGGCGCGCGCGTCCGGCGCCGCTGCGCTCAGGAGGGAGCAGGCGATCATGTCCGGGCTGCGTTCCCCGCGCGTCATCTCCTGCGTCGGCGGCAGCGCCTGGCGTGACGGGTCGTACCAGCTCTTTCTTGAGTTGGCCCCCGGCGGCTCGCTCGCCGACGAGGTGGCAAAAGCCGGGCGGCTCGAGGAGCGCGCTGTCCGTGCATACGCGGCTGACGTGGCGGAAGGGCTGGCCTACCTCCACGGGGCGGGGACGGTGCACGGGGACGTCAAGTCGCGGAACGTGGTGATCGGCGCCGACGGCCGCGCCAAGCTCGCGGACTTCGGGTGCGCGAGGATGCTCGCCACCGGCGACAAGATCATAGGCGGCACGCCCGCGTTCATGGCGCCGGAGGTGGCGCGTGGCGAGGAGCAGGGTCCGGCGGCCGACGTGTGGGCACTCGGATGCACGGTGCTCGAGATGGCCACGGGTCGCGCACCCTGGAGCGGCATGGACGGCGACGCGCTCGCCGCGATGCACCGGATCGGATACACGGGTGCTGTACCCGAGGTGCCACAGTGGCTGTCTGCCGAAGCCAAGGATTTCTTGGCCGTGTGCCTGTCCATGAATGCCAGTGACCGGTGCACGGCGGCGCAGTTGCTGGAGCACCCGTTCTTGGCCTCCGCCGTCTTGGACACCAAGCTCGAAGATGTCAAGAGCAAATGGGTGTCACCTAAGAGCACGCTGGACGCGGCATTGTGGGAGTCAGAATCcgacaacgatgaagccgacgacgAGCTATCGCACAGCACGGACGAGAGGATCAAGGAATTGGCCTGTCCTGAGTGGGCGTTCCCGGACTGGGACTCTGACGAGGGCTGGATCGACGTGCTCTCGGCGCCAAACGAAGCATCCTTCGTGGTTGCCTTGCCAGCCGAGGAGACGACTCACCTGGACGATGCAATCTCAAGCGAAGAACAACCTGCAGATTGCGGCTTCCTCCACGCCACGATGGacagcagcgtcctcaatgtAGTAGAAGAAGCCAACTACGATTCAGAGTTGCACAGTAGGCATCAGTCTTTGGGAGTTTCAGTTTGCGATGAAGTCGTACTACCATGTAAATTATTCTGCAACAACACAAGCATGAATGCAATTGATTTTGTTCCTGCGCAAAACACTTTGTTCTTCCTTTTTGCGAATTTCTCTGCTCCTACATGGCAGTTCCTCTGCCGCCCCGGTCGCGACACGTTCAGTTAG
- the LOC124705908 gene encoding delta(7)-sterol-C5(6)-desaturase-like — translation MAADDGGRHGWMFQEEADWYNEVVLGAVVPGDWWRRLPHPLRSWLRNTVGVYLIYFISGFLWCFVIYYWKRTAYIPKDSIPTMEAMKKQIVVASKAMPFYSVLPTISEYMTESGWTQCFFHISDIGWPMYLIYLFLYLTFVECGIYWIHRVMHDIKPLYKHLHATHHKYNKENTLSPFAGLAFHPVDGILQALPHMFAPFVLPTHFRSNIALLFMEAIWTANIHDCIHGKIWPVMGAGYHTIHHTTYKHNYGHYTVWMDWLFGTLRQPEVIFKMD, via the exons ATGGCCGCGGACGACGGCGGCCGGCACGGGTGGATGTTCCAGGAGGAGGCTGACTGGTACAACGAGGTCGTCCTCGGCGCCGTCGTGCCGGGCGACTGGTGGCGCAGGCTGCCACACCCGCTGCGGTCCTGGCTGCGCAACACCGTTGGCGTCTACCTTATCTACTTCATCTCCGGCTTCCTATGGTGCTTCGTCATCTACTACTGGAAGCGCACCGCCTACATCCCCAAAG ATTCTATTCCTACGATGGAAGCTATGAAGAAGCAAATAGTTGTTGCATCTAAGGCAATGCCTTTCTACTCTGTTCTTCCAACAATATCAGAGTACATGACTGAGAGTGGATGGACACAATGTTTCTTTCATATAAGCGACATTGGTTGGCCAATGTATCTTATCTATCTATTTTTATATCTCACATTTGTGGAGTGTGGAATTTACTGGATACACAGAGTAATGCACGACATAAAGCCATTATACAAGCACCTGCATGCAACCCACCACAAATATAACAAGGAAAATACGCTATCACCATTTGCGG GACTAGCATTCCATCCAGTGGATGGGATTCTGCAGGCACTCCCACACATGTTTGCTCCTTTCGTTCTCCCAACACACTTCAGGAGTAACATTGCTCTCTTGTTCATGGAGGCTATCTGGACAGCTAATATCCATGACTGCATTCATGGCAAGATTTGGCCAGTGATGGGTGCTGGTTATCACACAATTCATCATACAACTTACAAGCATAACTATGGCCACTACACCGTCTGGATGGATTGGTTGTTTGGAACCCTTCGTCAGCCGGAGGTTATTTTCAAGATGGATTAA